The DNA sequence GAGGGCGCTGATGATACCCGCTTAGGTAATACTTACATTGGCTGGAATATCTTTTTGGCTGAGAAGAAGCAAAATGCTCGTATCCAGCTAAACTATGTCGTGGCTTCTGGCGACAAAAAGACCTACAACGGTTATGCAACGGGTAAGGGCTACACAGATAATGTCTTCTTGGCACAGTTTCAAGTGGGTTTCTAAACTTGGTTTAGATGTGTGTGCCTAAGTAGGAGCGGGTCACCGCTCCTATGAATTTTTCTGATAGTTCCTAGAACTTCAAGGTATAGCGGGCATAGAGGTCACGGTCGACCCGCTTTTCAGATTTATCAGTACGTTGTTTGATATCGGTGCGATAGCGCAACCGTACTTCAATGCGCTGTCGCTTATCCAGATTCCAGCGATAACGGGTTTCAATCAGGTTCTGATTGCTTTTGAAGTCAGGTGATAACAGCCATCCGCCTTCTGCTTTTGCCAATACGATACCCAAACTATGATTCGGTACAATATCAATGAAATTGAACGTCAGTTGTGTTGCTGTGCCGCCGGTATCACCGGAAGTGCCAAGTTTTTGCGCGCTTAGTGTGGGTGTGTTCGGGGCATAGCCCAGTTCACCACCAAGTAAAAATTTCATACCATTGTCTCCCACAGGCCACTGTGCAGCCATGCGGCCAACAAAGGCGAGGTAGTCATCAATTGAACCAGAGTTTGCACCATCTGTTTGAAGAGCTGAGGGTAGATAGGTGATGTCTAGCCCTTGCTGCACAATGGTGGCTTTTTTATCTAGTTTTTCATAAGCGAGAAAATAACTCACTCGACTGCTGCTGTCCGTAAAGTTGAGTGGTAGGCGGCGGACTTCAGTCGCGCCACTCGATGGGTTGTATTGTGCAATCGCGTGAGTAGTCCAGCCATTTGAGCCTTTGTGTTTAAAATAAAGGCCATCAGTCCAGGCGATATCGGTGTTAGGGCTGTTATTACGATCCAGTGATTTTTTTGCCACTCCGGTCAATTCAAACTTGGTTTGCATGCGACCCGCACGCAGACTCCAGCGATCTTGATTGTAGTTGATCCAAGCTTCATCCAGCGTTGACTGTCCCATTTTCAGGCCATCTTTACCCGGTGTGATGCCTGAATAGAGCTTGGAGTGAGCATCATTTTTTCCTTCCAGACTGGTATAACGACCGGCAAAACGTAATCGGGCGGTGAACGAATCATTGATGTTGGCTTGCACGCCGGGCCGCAACCGTAGCCGCCACTCATGTTTGCTTGAGTTGCTGTTGTCACGATCATCACGGTGGATGGCGTAGTACCCCGTTCGAACATCGCCGATGACATTAAAAAAGGTATCGTTAATCGGGATAGCCGCCTGTAAAGTTGTCTGCAACGATAGGGTGCATATTACAATAAGAGTTGTTGTTAACAGTTTTAAAGCCATGTTTTAACTTCCTGTGTCGCCTAGGGTTTGCAAGCAGCGTATTGTTCTTGAAATTGGCGAGTTGTCAAGTGCAGATTGCTGTCACAAGTTTATGTTTGACCTGTTTCAGTGCATGCAGCGCTGCATTTTGCAGCATTCTCTCTATTAAATAACAAGTTAAATTAAAAAAATCTTTGCAATCAATGGAAAAAAGTATCTGGCACAGTTTTTGTATAATACCCATTGTTGTTAATTAACTGAGAGCGTCTGTAACTCTAATGATGGAAAATAGTAGGTTTAATGTTTTTGCTTTAAACAAAGAAAATATTCGAATTCTGCACTACACCTGGTTTGCTTTTTTTATGACCTTTGTCGTCTGGCTGGGGCTGGGGCCGATGATGCCTTTTATAAAAGATGCGCTGGGTTTGACTGATCAGCAAGCCAAGGTTCTATTAATTCTTAATGTGGCGATGACCATTCCTGCACGTATTGTGGTGGGGATGTTGGTTGATAAATTGGGCCCACGCATTATGTATACCAGTATTCTTGTGCTGGGTGGCTTGATCAGTATTGCTTTTGCTTGGGCGAATAGCTATGAACAGTTAGCTTTACTACGTTTTCTTTGTGGTTTTATCGGTGCAGGTTTTGTTGTAGGAATTCGCATGATCGGTGAGTGGTTTCCTGCAAGGCAGACCGGTCTGGCTCAAGGTATCTATGGTGGCTGGGGTAACTTTGGTTCTGCCGGTGCAGCCATTACGTTGCCTTTTATTGCCATCAGTATGGGTGATGTGAATGGTTGGCGTTATGCTATTACTTTTGCAAGTATTGCAGCGATTATCTATGGTGTGGTGTACTATTTCATAGTCAGTAATACTCCAAAGGGATCCACTTATTTCAAGCCTAAGAAAACGGGCGCTATGGAAGTGACCAGCTCAGGTGACTTAGTGCTTTATATCCTGATGAATCTTCCACTGTTTCTGGCTTTGGCAGTTTTAACCTGGAAGCTCTCTCCTGAAAATATGGGATTGATTGATGGTGCGATGACCTACTTTATTTACGCTTCACTGGTGGTTGTTTACCTGATTCAGGTTTGGAAAATTTGGCAAATTAATAGCCATGTATTGAAAAAACCTGTGCCTGAATTGCATCGCTATAAATTTAAGCAGGTCGCGATTCTGGATTGGGCTTACTTGGTCACTTT is a window from the Gammaproteobacteria bacterium genome containing:
- a CDS encoding OprO/OprP family phosphate-selective porin, translated to MALKLLTTTLIVICTLSLQTTLQAAIPINDTFFNVIGDVRTGYYAIHRDDRDNSNSSKHEWRLRLRPGVQANINDSFTARLRFAGRYTSLEGKNDAHSKLYSGITPGKDGLKMGQSTLDEAWINYNQDRWSLRAGRMQTKFELTGVAKKSLDRNNSPNTDIAWTDGLYFKHKGSNGWTTHAIAQYNPSSGATEVRRLPLNFTDSSSRVSYFLAYEKLDKKATIVQQGLDITYLPSALQTDGANSGSIDDYLAFVGRMAAQWPVGDNGMKFLLGGELGYAPNTPTLSAQKLGTSGDTGGTATQLTFNFIDIVPNHSLGIVLAKAEGGWLLSPDFKSNQNLIETRYRWNLDKRQRIEVRLRYRTDIKQRTDKSEKRVDRDLYARYTLKF
- a CDS encoding MFS transporter is translated as MENSRFNVFALNKENIRILHYTWFAFFMTFVVWLGLGPMMPFIKDALGLTDQQAKVLLILNVAMTIPARIVVGMLVDKLGPRIMYTSILVLGGLISIAFAWANSYEQLALLRFLCGFIGAGFVVGIRMIGEWFPARQTGLAQGIYGGWGNFGSAGAAITLPFIAISMGDVNGWRYAITFASIAAIIYGVVYYFIVSNTPKGSTYFKPKKTGAMEVTSSGDLVLYILMNLPLFLALAVLTWKLSPENMGLIDGAMTYFIYASLVVVYLIQVWKIWQINSHVLKKPVPELHRYKFKQVAILDWAYLVTFGTELAVVSMLAMFYVSWFDIPNVMAALLAGTYPFINLFARPGGGWVSDKIGRKLTLIIVFAGITTSFLVLGLVEKSWPVWMVVGITIIAGIFSKAGSGAVYAMVPLIQRRMTGQIAGMVGAFGNVGAVMFLTVNSLVDYDQFFLFIGIVAAVVFCLVMLFLEEPKGQMVETMPDGTVQMIDVDK